The Hemicordylus capensis ecotype Gifberg chromosome 6, rHemCap1.1.pri, whole genome shotgun sequence genome window below encodes:
- the LOC128331449 gene encoding CX3C chemokine receptor 1-like isoform X3 encodes MQIHQLRDLFILTEEVMETTTAFAYEEFVVCDKMDIQLFGKVFLPALYALVFIVGLVGNLLVILTIMKGGRKKNITDIFLLNLAISDLLFVISLPFWGSYIVSGWTLGNLPCKIVASFYSVGFFGGLFFITVISIDRYLAIVRATFFMKARTVSHGFLTSLLVWSLAILFAAPQFVFVRKLEGTCAPQYPEALEKIWPYFSNIETNVIGFLLPMCIMSICYLRIIKTLLSCKNNRKKRAIRLILLVVIIFFIFWTPYHVSIFLHILRLCEFFEDCSTLRFLDYTMQVTEALAFSHCCLNPIIYAFAGEKFRKYISHLVLKCLSFICFCGPCSQYRGTSSITIPEPPMSSIRTQNTSEQDGSVLL; translated from the coding sequence TATTCATCTTGACTGAAGAAGTGATGGAGACAACCACCGCGTTTGCCTATGAAGAATTTGTTGTATGTGATAAAATGGACATCCAGCTATTTGGGAAAGTCTTTCTGCCTGCACTCTATGCCCTTGTGTTCATTGTTGGGCTAGTGGGGAATCTCCTGGTGATTTTGACCATTATGAAAGGTGGACGCAAAAAGAACATCACAGACATATTTCTCTTGAATTTGGCCATCTCTGATCTTCTCTTTGTGATTTCTCTTCCTTTTTGGGGTTCATATATTGTATCTGGATGGACTCTTGGGAACCTTCCATGTAAAATAGTTGCCTCTTTTTATTCTGTGGGcttttttggaggcctgttttttatCACTGTCATAAGCATCGATAGGTACCTGGCGATTGTCCGTGCAACATTTTTTATGAAAGCTAGAACAGTCAGCCATGGCTTTTTAACCAGTCTTTTAGTATGGTCACTAGCCATATTGTTTGCAGCACCCCAGTTTGTGTTTGTGCGAAAGTTAGAGGGCACATGTGCACCTCAATACCCAGAAGCTCTGGAAAAAATCTGGCCATATTTCAGCAACATAGAAACCAATGTCATAGGATTTCTCCTGCCAATGTGCATCATGAGCATCTGCTACCTCAGAATCATCAAAACCCTACTCTCCTGCAAAAATAACCGGAAAAAGAGAGCCATAAGACTGATTTTACTGGTAGtgattattttttttatattCTGGACCCCATACCATGTATCAATTTTTCTACATATATTAAGGCTctgtgagttctttgaggactgcAGCACATTAAGGTTTTTAGATTATACCATGCAGGTGACTGAAGCACTAGCTTTCAGTCACTGTTGTCTTAACCCAATCATCTATGCTTTTGCTGGAGAAAAATTCAGAAAGTACATTTCTCACCTGGTTCTCAAATGCCTCTCATTCATTTGTTTCTGTGGGCCTTGCAGCCAGTATCGTGGTACATCCTCCATTACCATTCCAGAGCCTCCCATGAGCAGCATCCGGACCCAGAATACCAGTGAACAAGATGGCTCTGTCCTTCTCTGA
- the LOC128331449 gene encoding CX3C chemokine receptor 1-like isoform X1, with amino-acid sequence MACQIQVYNSSRRVHRSLWGVFILTEEVMETTTAFAYEEFVVCDKMDIQLFGKVFLPALYALVFIVGLVGNLLVILTIMKGGRKKNITDIFLLNLAISDLLFVISLPFWGSYIVSGWTLGNLPCKIVASFYSVGFFGGLFFITVISIDRYLAIVRATFFMKARTVSHGFLTSLLVWSLAILFAAPQFVFVRKLEGTCAPQYPEALEKIWPYFSNIETNVIGFLLPMCIMSICYLRIIKTLLSCKNNRKKRAIRLILLVVIIFFIFWTPYHVSIFLHILRLCEFFEDCSTLRFLDYTMQVTEALAFSHCCLNPIIYAFAGEKFRKYISHLVLKCLSFICFCGPCSQYRGTSSITIPEPPMSSIRTQNTSEQDGSVLL; translated from the coding sequence TATTCATCTTGACTGAAGAAGTGATGGAGACAACCACCGCGTTTGCCTATGAAGAATTTGTTGTATGTGATAAAATGGACATCCAGCTATTTGGGAAAGTCTTTCTGCCTGCACTCTATGCCCTTGTGTTCATTGTTGGGCTAGTGGGGAATCTCCTGGTGATTTTGACCATTATGAAAGGTGGACGCAAAAAGAACATCACAGACATATTTCTCTTGAATTTGGCCATCTCTGATCTTCTCTTTGTGATTTCTCTTCCTTTTTGGGGTTCATATATTGTATCTGGATGGACTCTTGGGAACCTTCCATGTAAAATAGTTGCCTCTTTTTATTCTGTGGGcttttttggaggcctgttttttatCACTGTCATAAGCATCGATAGGTACCTGGCGATTGTCCGTGCAACATTTTTTATGAAAGCTAGAACAGTCAGCCATGGCTTTTTAACCAGTCTTTTAGTATGGTCACTAGCCATATTGTTTGCAGCACCCCAGTTTGTGTTTGTGCGAAAGTTAGAGGGCACATGTGCACCTCAATACCCAGAAGCTCTGGAAAAAATCTGGCCATATTTCAGCAACATAGAAACCAATGTCATAGGATTTCTCCTGCCAATGTGCATCATGAGCATCTGCTACCTCAGAATCATCAAAACCCTACTCTCCTGCAAAAATAACCGGAAAAAGAGAGCCATAAGACTGATTTTACTGGTAGtgattattttttttatattCTGGACCCCATACCATGTATCAATTTTTCTACATATATTAAGGCTctgtgagttctttgaggactgcAGCACATTAAGGTTTTTAGATTATACCATGCAGGTGACTGAAGCACTAGCTTTCAGTCACTGTTGTCTTAACCCAATCATCTATGCTTTTGCTGGAGAAAAATTCAGAAAGTACATTTCTCACCTGGTTCTCAAATGCCTCTCATTCATTTGTTTCTGTGGGCCTTGCAGCCAGTATCGTGGTACATCCTCCATTACCATTCCAGAGCCTCCCATGAGCAGCATCCGGACCCAGAATACCAGTGAACAAGATGGCTCTGTCCTTCTCTGA
- the LOC128331449 gene encoding CX3C chemokine receptor 1-like isoform X4, whose amino-acid sequence METTTAFAYEEFVVCDKMDIQLFGKVFLPALYALVFIVGLVGNLLVILTIMKGGRKKNITDIFLLNLAISDLLFVISLPFWGSYIVSGWTLGNLPCKIVASFYSVGFFGGLFFITVISIDRYLAIVRATFFMKARTVSHGFLTSLLVWSLAILFAAPQFVFVRKLEGTCAPQYPEALEKIWPYFSNIETNVIGFLLPMCIMSICYLRIIKTLLSCKNNRKKRAIRLILLVVIIFFIFWTPYHVSIFLHILRLCEFFEDCSTLRFLDYTMQVTEALAFSHCCLNPIIYAFAGEKFRKYISHLVLKCLSFICFCGPCSQYRGTSSITIPEPPMSSIRTQNTSEQDGSVLL is encoded by the coding sequence ATGGAGACAACCACCGCGTTTGCCTATGAAGAATTTGTTGTATGTGATAAAATGGACATCCAGCTATTTGGGAAAGTCTTTCTGCCTGCACTCTATGCCCTTGTGTTCATTGTTGGGCTAGTGGGGAATCTCCTGGTGATTTTGACCATTATGAAAGGTGGACGCAAAAAGAACATCACAGACATATTTCTCTTGAATTTGGCCATCTCTGATCTTCTCTTTGTGATTTCTCTTCCTTTTTGGGGTTCATATATTGTATCTGGATGGACTCTTGGGAACCTTCCATGTAAAATAGTTGCCTCTTTTTATTCTGTGGGcttttttggaggcctgttttttatCACTGTCATAAGCATCGATAGGTACCTGGCGATTGTCCGTGCAACATTTTTTATGAAAGCTAGAACAGTCAGCCATGGCTTTTTAACCAGTCTTTTAGTATGGTCACTAGCCATATTGTTTGCAGCACCCCAGTTTGTGTTTGTGCGAAAGTTAGAGGGCACATGTGCACCTCAATACCCAGAAGCTCTGGAAAAAATCTGGCCATATTTCAGCAACATAGAAACCAATGTCATAGGATTTCTCCTGCCAATGTGCATCATGAGCATCTGCTACCTCAGAATCATCAAAACCCTACTCTCCTGCAAAAATAACCGGAAAAAGAGAGCCATAAGACTGATTTTACTGGTAGtgattattttttttatattCTGGACCCCATACCATGTATCAATTTTTCTACATATATTAAGGCTctgtgagttctttgaggactgcAGCACATTAAGGTTTTTAGATTATACCATGCAGGTGACTGAAGCACTAGCTTTCAGTCACTGTTGTCTTAACCCAATCATCTATGCTTTTGCTGGAGAAAAATTCAGAAAGTACATTTCTCACCTGGTTCTCAAATGCCTCTCATTCATTTGTTTCTGTGGGCCTTGCAGCCAGTATCGTGGTACATCCTCCATTACCATTCCAGAGCCTCCCATGAGCAGCATCCGGACCCAGAATACCAGTGAACAAGATGGCTCTGTCCTTCTCTGA
- the LOC128331449 gene encoding CX3C chemokine receptor 1-like isoform X2: protein MKPYQQSETGGPAVFILTEEVMETTTAFAYEEFVVCDKMDIQLFGKVFLPALYALVFIVGLVGNLLVILTIMKGGRKKNITDIFLLNLAISDLLFVISLPFWGSYIVSGWTLGNLPCKIVASFYSVGFFGGLFFITVISIDRYLAIVRATFFMKARTVSHGFLTSLLVWSLAILFAAPQFVFVRKLEGTCAPQYPEALEKIWPYFSNIETNVIGFLLPMCIMSICYLRIIKTLLSCKNNRKKRAIRLILLVVIIFFIFWTPYHVSIFLHILRLCEFFEDCSTLRFLDYTMQVTEALAFSHCCLNPIIYAFAGEKFRKYISHLVLKCLSFICFCGPCSQYRGTSSITIPEPPMSSIRTQNTSEQDGSVLL from the coding sequence TATTCATCTTGACTGAAGAAGTGATGGAGACAACCACCGCGTTTGCCTATGAAGAATTTGTTGTATGTGATAAAATGGACATCCAGCTATTTGGGAAAGTCTTTCTGCCTGCACTCTATGCCCTTGTGTTCATTGTTGGGCTAGTGGGGAATCTCCTGGTGATTTTGACCATTATGAAAGGTGGACGCAAAAAGAACATCACAGACATATTTCTCTTGAATTTGGCCATCTCTGATCTTCTCTTTGTGATTTCTCTTCCTTTTTGGGGTTCATATATTGTATCTGGATGGACTCTTGGGAACCTTCCATGTAAAATAGTTGCCTCTTTTTATTCTGTGGGcttttttggaggcctgttttttatCACTGTCATAAGCATCGATAGGTACCTGGCGATTGTCCGTGCAACATTTTTTATGAAAGCTAGAACAGTCAGCCATGGCTTTTTAACCAGTCTTTTAGTATGGTCACTAGCCATATTGTTTGCAGCACCCCAGTTTGTGTTTGTGCGAAAGTTAGAGGGCACATGTGCACCTCAATACCCAGAAGCTCTGGAAAAAATCTGGCCATATTTCAGCAACATAGAAACCAATGTCATAGGATTTCTCCTGCCAATGTGCATCATGAGCATCTGCTACCTCAGAATCATCAAAACCCTACTCTCCTGCAAAAATAACCGGAAAAAGAGAGCCATAAGACTGATTTTACTGGTAGtgattattttttttatattCTGGACCCCATACCATGTATCAATTTTTCTACATATATTAAGGCTctgtgagttctttgaggactgcAGCACATTAAGGTTTTTAGATTATACCATGCAGGTGACTGAAGCACTAGCTTTCAGTCACTGTTGTCTTAACCCAATCATCTATGCTTTTGCTGGAGAAAAATTCAGAAAGTACATTTCTCACCTGGTTCTCAAATGCCTCTCATTCATTTGTTTCTGTGGGCCTTGCAGCCAGTATCGTGGTACATCCTCCATTACCATTCCAGAGCCTCCCATGAGCAGCATCCGGACCCAGAATACCAGTGAACAAGATGGCTCTGTCCTTCTCTGA